Proteins encoded by one window of Electrophorus electricus isolate fEleEle1 chromosome 17, fEleEle1.pri, whole genome shotgun sequence:
- the LOC113589259 gene encoding caspase-3: MYASSAPSSSLTRLYICAKLERVFFSASSFKKIFFYCFNVQFIYLIRWCIKPISKHKMCNRALIVSVTGFYPEAGLEKRNGAYRDVRRLHRVLSKLGFSVKILNDLEADEIYEAFKTESEKAVDSCFVGVISSHGEEGVIFGADGHPVRLGHLYSYFGGLEMAGKKKMFLIQACRGNELDDGVKIESDGLSEVSSVSECLSVPLDSVVVYATPPGYSAFMNLAGSVFIQTFCELLEDGGAELEVTRLLTRLNHHIAHHFQARGQTLGGKKEMPCFVSRLTTDFFLSTDSRKKQECEASLRARKSSVG; this comes from the exons ATGTATGCGAGTTCAGCTCCGAGTTCTTCTTTAACGAGACTCTACATTTGTGCAAAGTTAGAACGTGTTTTTTTTAGTgccagttcatttaaaaaaatttttttttactgtttcaatgtgcaatttatttatttaattagatggtgtataaaaccaatttctaaacacaaaatgtgcaaCCGGGCACTTATTGTGTCGGTGACAGGTTTTTATCCAGAAGCAGGGTTGGAGAAGCGTAACGGCGCTTATCGTGATGTACGACGACTTCACCGCGTGCTAAGTAAACTCGGTTTCTCCGTAAAGATCCTGAATGACCTCGAAGCTGATGAGATCTACGAGGCATTTAAAACAG AAAGTGAGAAGGCTGTTGACAGCTGTTTTGTGGGTGTAATATCGAGCCACGGTGAAGAAGGCGTCATTTTCGGAGCAGACGGACATCCTGTAAGACTCGGCCACCTCTACAGCTACTTTGGAGGTCTGGAGatggctggaaaaaaaaaaatgttccttaTCCAG gcgTGTCGGGGGAATGAGCTGGATGATGGGGTTAAGATTGAGTCTGATGGTTTGTCTGAAGTTAGCAGTGTGTCCGAGTGTCTCTCCGTGCCACTTGACTCTGTGGTCGTGTATGCCACGCCTCCTG GTTACAGCGCCTTCATGAACCTGGCCGGCTCCGTCTTCATCCAGACCTTCTGTGAGCTGCTGGAGGACGGAGGAGCTGAGCTGGAGGTGACACGCCTCCTCACCCGCCTCAACCACCACATCGCACACCACTTCCAGGCCCGAGGCCAAACGCTGGGAGGCAAGAAAGAAATGCCGTGTTTCGTTAGCCGCCTTACCACCGACTTCTTCCTCTCTACGGACTCCAGGAAGAAGCAAGAATGCGAAGCGTCTCTCAGAGCTCGAAAAAGTTCTGTAGGCTGA